The segment CATTTTGGACTGCGCCTGCGGGGGCCGCGCCCGGCTGGGGCGGCTGCTGGCTGGTGAGGAAGAGGCTGCCAAAGGCTACGAGGAGCAAGAGGACGCCGATGGTCGTGTTCTTTTTATCCATGGAATTGAAAAGGTGTTTTATTGATGAAAATGGAAATTAGCCGCGGGCGCAGGTCGGCCGTGTTGCGCGGCGCGGAGCCGGTACGAAGTCGATGCCGCCAGGGTGTAACGGGGTGCAGCGCAGTAGGCGGCGGGCCGACAACCAGACTCCGCGCACTGCACCGTGGGTGCGAACCGCCTCGGCCGCGTAGTGAGAGCAGGTCGGATAAAACCGGCAGCCGCAGGCCGGTCCCAGCACAGCAGGAATCACCGGCGAAAGCGTGTGCTGATAGGTCCACACGAGCCCGAGCAGACCCTGAGCCGGCAGGCGCAGAAGAAAGGCGAGGGTTTTGGGCAGGTGTGCGGGCATCAGGCGGAGGCGGACGGGAAAATTTTGCGACAGGCTTCGACGAATCTCCGTTCCACCTCGCAATACTCAAGCCGATTGAGCGAGCTGCGGGCGACCAGCAGTAAATCGTAACCTGGGGGCACGAGTTCTTGGTGGGCGCGAAACACTTCGCGCAGGCGGCGTTTGGCGCGGGCCCGTTGCGGCGAGTTGCCCACCGCAGAACGCGAGGCGACGACTCCAAGACGCGCGGGCGTGGGTTTGCAGGTGACCGAGGCAGGCGCTTTAACCGGTGCAGGCGGCGCTGCCGTTTCAGCTACGACGTGTTCGCTGGATTCGCCACTCTTTGGTGGCACAGGCGAGAGTTGGGCTAGGGCCGACTGTCGTGAGTACCACAGCATAAAGGCGCCGCAATCAGAGCGGCGCCCGTGGGTGCGGACATGCTGGAAATCCAACTGGCGCCGAAGGTGTTGTTCGGCGCGGAAACGCATGTCGGCTTAAAAAATACAGCGGCGCAACGCGACCGCTGGCGGCTTAGACGACGGTCAAGCGCTTGCGGCCTTTGGCGCGACGAGCGGCTAGGACCTTGCGGCCACCAACAGTGGCTTTACGGGCGCGGAAGCCGATTTTGCGGGCGCGTTTGAGGCGGTGCGGGCGAAAGGTGGGTTGCATACGATTAGAGTGTTAAGAGGGGACTGAAGTGGGGAATCCCGCTGGCCTTGTCAAGGCACTGTTTCAGGAGAAATTCACGCCGCGCCCAATTCGCTGGGCTCCCCCGCGTTAAATCTCCCGAAAACTGGGCTGACAGGGGCAACGCCACCTCGCAACGTGGCGGCCATGCGTATCGCGATCATCTCCGACACCCACGGGGCTTATCCGCCTGGCTTGCCGGAGCGGCTGCGCGGTGCCGACGAGATCTGGCACCTCGGCGACGTAGGCGGACCGGAGACGCTCGTGGAGTTTGAACAACTCGGTGTGCCGGTGCGGGTGGTGCGGGGTAATTGTGATGATTGGCCCGCGTGGCCGCTCTTTCTTAACCGGGATTGTGCGGGGGTGAGCCACCACCTCGTGCATATCCCCCCGCGGAGTGCTCCGGCTGGAGCACACGTGGTGTTACACGGCCACCTGCACGTGCCGCGCGACGAGGTCGATCGGCGCGGGGTGCGTTGGCTCAGTCCCGGGTGCATCTCCTTGCCCCGAGGCCAGGGTTGCAGTTTCGCGTGGCTGACGGTGGACGCGGGGCAACTTCAGTGGACCCTCGTTAGCCTTTAAAAAGGGCGTCGGGCTAAATCAACTACGCGACAGGTACTCGGCAATGATCGGTCGGTCGGCCTCCGGCAGATCGAGGCCCGCGAGCTCGCAGGCGGGGACCCAGCGTAGTGCGGCGTGTTCACGGGCGCGGATTTCGCCACTGGTGGGCAGGAGTCGTGTCACGAAGGGCATGAGGTGCACCGTGACGGAAGCGTAGGCATGGGTGTGCGGCAGGAGCGGGCAAATGATTTCCACGCTGCAGCCCAGTTCCTCGTCCAGTTCGCGGTGCAGGGCGGCCTCGGGGGATTCACCCGGCTCGATCTTGCCACCGGGAAATTCCCACTTTCCGCCCAGGTGTTTATGAGCAGGACGCTGAGCCATGAGCACATGGCCGTCGCGCTCGATTAGGGCGCAGACAACGGCAAGTGGAGTGGCGGGCGATGAGGACATGGGCGCGACGTTGCACCACTGGGGGGATCGCGTCGATTCCGTTTAGACTTCCGGTCGGCGTGCTTCTGCGCTCAGTTCACCGCCTATGGCCAAATCGGCGGAAGACCCACGCACGTTTATCTCCCAGGTGAGTCTGGTGGGGCGCAGCGACGGCGCGTTTAAGGCGCTGCGCGGGTTTGATCGCAAGCGCCACACGGAACCCGATGCGGTTAACCAGGCGACTGCTTCGTTTTTGGCCAAGCTGTGCGCGCCCGAGCTGGCCGAGGTTGCGGAGGCGTTTTTTCAAAGCGCCCGCTCGGCCCTGGCCTACAAGCGCAAGGACATCGCGCTCGATGTGACCAGCCCGCTGGCGGTACTCAGCGCCAAGGATTTCACCCTGGAAATCGCCTACGCGTTGGACCCCGTTGACCCGGCCAGCATCACGATCACGCGCACGCTGCACTCGATAAAAAACGGCGACCTGCTGCGGGTGGCGGAGTTCGACGCGTTGTTCGCCGGACAGTTTACCGCGATCGCCTTTGCGTTAAAAAAAGGTGTGCGTGTCGAGGCGGTGATCGACGCCGTGGAAGCGCTGGCCGCTGCGGAAGACGAGGCGGGTAACACCGTCGGCGGTGACGATGCTGAAGAGGCGGGACGATTGCGGGTGGATTATCCCTCGGATTGTAGCCAGTGCACGCTCACGGTTGCTGGAGTGGGCGCGGCGGTGGTGTGTGACGGCGCCACGCTGGAGATGCGCTTCGACAAAGCCGGTTCGCCCCGGGAGCTGGTGGAAGCGTTCGCTGCGGTGCGCAAGGCCTTCGCTCTGACCAAGGACCGGGCGCTGGCGGGGCTGTTGTAATGAATTGCGGGTTGCCTGTGGTGTGCTGAGGGCTGGTCGCGCGGAAGCGGGCGAGCGGAGGCTGAAGTCGCCACTTGCAATCGGGGCGAATGGGCGAATGGTGGGATTGTTCTTTGATTGGCCTCACGCCGATCTAATCCAGCCGCCGCCCCGCAACGGGCGGAGGTCGATACACACACTTTGGGGGTGTTACGGATTCGATCCTTGGTTCGCGTGCGCCGCTGCCCTTGGAGGATGAACGACCCTCCTAAATCCCGTTCAAAACAAACAAACGGCAACACTGAAGAAATGCCCCTCGCTGCCTAAGTGCAGTGACGTCCGCCTAGTGACATCTGCTAGCTAACGTGGACGACATCAGCAGACATAACGCACCGAGCCATCCGCGGGCAGTGCGTCGTACTTCTACCCGGGGGTTGGTTGACGTCTAAGCGCGGTTGGTCGCGTAACGTCGGCGAGACAAATACCAGCACATAAGGGTAGACGCGGCGTGCAAAGATCAAGGAGACCCGGGTTCAAATCCCGGCACCTCCACCACTTTTCTCCTCCGGAGAGCAAAAACCTTGTCCTTGGTCACTCAAAACTAGCCTCAAGCTAACATTTTAATGCCTTTTGCTGGGGCCATAATTCAACGCCCGAACGTTCTCGCTCAGAGGGGAACCTTGCTGAAGCTCAGGCCTAAGTCTTAGCTTTTCGCCAGTTTTTAGACCAGCGTGACACTTCTAAAAAAAAATAGGGGGCCTTGAGCAAGGCCCCCTATTTTGGGATCTAACAGTTGAGATCAGTTGCTGGTCAATGGTCACGCCATGACCAAAACGCTTTCACGTCTTTCGGTATTCGTGTCGCCGGATCCACTACGTTTTTCCCGCTTTTAACTAAGGCGATGATGCGCTTGGAAACCTGTCGTGCAATTGGCCATAGTAACCAATTTACGTTTTTGAAATGCCCTGAAATATTGCGGCGGGTTAAAGTTTGCCCGGCCGTTAAGGTCTTCAAAATAGCACGGCGCATCTCAATGGCCGCTTCCCATGTCATAGCCCTCCTTTTTAAACGACTGATCTTTAGGTTATGCGCTGAAAGCAGCTTCACGAAATCTGCGTCACGAAAAGCAATATGCTTCTTGTCGATGCCGAATCGTTTTGAGCAATCTATCAGTAGAATTTTGCCGTACGGATTGCGTGATATTTCTCGGCGCAAGTCGATCACTAGGTCATGCCCAGTTAGATTTAACTTTTTGGGGTTAGGGGGTACGTGTTTGTACTTTCGAGGTCGAACGCTTGAATTGACCTTCTGTGGATTGATTTCGGACGCATCTAGCCGGCGAGCAAATAAATCTGAAATTCCCACACCGTTTCCCCATGCCAACACGGCCAGCGCTTGGAGGTCGGCCATGCGCTTCCCTGACTTCCAGCCAAAAACCGTATTGTTAGAAAGGCCAAGTTCATCACCCATCGGTTTAAGGCCGCCATAACGAGTGGAAATTGTGAGCAAGTTTGAACGAAATTGCCCTGCGCAATCGTTCATCTTTAAATACTGCTTGTTTGACCACTCCAGAAAAAGGCCGATTTGGGAAGTTCGCCAAATTGCTGGATGCTTTTCATCCAGCGGAAAGCTCGTTACATTTGGCGACAACGTTGCATGGCAATAATGGCAAGAAATTATATTTGAGCCGAGTCGATCTTCCCTCTGCTTGAGTCGACATTGTGGGCATGCACTTAAAAGTTCGCATTTATGCCGTGCGCAATGAGTAACGCCGTGAAGTTGCCACAGCAGTCTTTCATACGGATCCTTATCTTCGGAAAGGCATAGGGGGCACCATTCGCGGGATTGCTTGCGATCAGCACGTACACACCTCTTTTCAATCAGGGGCATTAGCGTTATTTCAGCAAGGCAATGAATGCCTGTTAGTTGTTCTAAAATCTTGATGCATTGCGCTGAAAGACCCGACTGAATAGCGCCCATAATTTCACTTGCGGGGGTCTTTCGACCATCAGACCAAAGTAAGGGCGCAATTACGAACTGAAGCAGGTCCACCTGGCGCACAGAATGCGCTTCCGCGAGCCGAAGGAGGTAGGAGAAAAGAGACTCAACCTCACTGGTTCCGTGTCCATGGGGCTGCAAGCTCACGAGTCGACTGCGTGGTGCAATATCAGGGATAGCCGATTCGATATCTTGTAGCGCAAGAAGCTGCATAGTATCGGAGTTTATATTAACGTCACTGCTCATATGGTTAAGCTCTTGGCCCCTCAAATTCTCTTAGGGCGCTCAACCCCCGGTTAATCTCGGCTTGCCAGATCTTGACCGCTTCATCCGGTGCTAGCGTCTTTTGGAGTGCGGCCGCGTTTAGCGGGGATTTGGTTCGTCGGGAATGAATGAGCGCCTCGGATAACCACCGAGCAAGCAAGCCGACGCAACCACACGACCGCTCCAGGAGCAGGTCTCGGCTGCCACTAAGGTCACACTCAAACCCCGTTCCATTTAATCTGTGTTGAAATCCAGATATGATTTTCCCGAAATCCTCAGCTTCGTTTTCGGCGTAAGGAGCCAAATGGACCGTAATACACCGCCGATTGAGCTGTCCATTCATTGCGCCTAGTTTAACCAATGAGTAATCGCCTAAAACCACTAGATGGCAAGAGCTTCGGTTTGAAATCGACTTAAGGAAACTCAGGTTCTTGGCAAGTGCGCCCCTCGTGCCTGCCTCGACCAATGCACCGCCTTCATCTAGCAATATTGCAGCCGGGCGGCGATACTTAAGCATTTTAATACATGCATTATGCAGTGCGGGTAACGTGCCACCAGCCCTCTGATTTCCTTCCATAATTTTCCGATTAATTAATATGTCGTTTGCGTCTGTGAGGAGGTCTTCAAATAGGGCCTTCCATTCAGGGCCTCGACCCGGCACGAAAACCATTTCCGCAGCTAATGACGCGAGTCGACTGGCATCACTACGCATTGCCTCGGAAAACATTTCCGCCAGCCGCTTTCTTAGGATTTTGAGTAGGGTGCTTTTTCCGGTACCGGTGGCCCCTACCACGAGCAAAATTACGGGCTCGTTAAAACCCGTAATGCGATCAATTAACCAATCGCACACCGCCGTCAGATGGGAGTGCTGTATCACCCATCGGTGCAATGGCTGAACGTCTGCAAGCTGTGTGGTCGTTTGCATATTGGCTAATTCTAGATTTGCTCAGAAGCAAAGAACTCACCCTTCGTTGCACAGGCACTGGGAGACATCGGCGATGGGTTCATTTCAGTTTCCGTATTAATCAAGTTAGCTGTCTCATCAAAACACTCACCTCGGTTATTTTTCATCTGTTTAGCTGAGGCTTTAAGCCTCTGTATTGCAGCGATTTCGTCAGGGGTTTTCCGGTTGGCGAACAGCCCTGCATTTAGCTGCTCAAGGATCTTGCTGTAATTGCGGGTTCTTCACGGAATACTGTGGGTTAGGGCTGGGGGGAAATTAGGCTCGAGGTCGAGTTTACCACAAAAGAAAAGAATACGGGTGCGATAGTTTTCGAACTTACGGAAGCCACGAGCATCGGCTTTAATTGCTTGGATTTTTGAATTAAAACCCTCGGTGAGTGCATTCGAAATACGGTGCTTAAAGTAAGTCAGTAATCCGGCCAGATGGGCTTTTAGTGACTTTGCTACTTTTTTGACTCTGGGCAGGCGGCTACTCATAACCGAGCGATACCACAGCTGGAAGAAAGTATTACCCGCATCGGCGTTGGGTTGTCCCCAAAACTCGACCAGCTGCTCTTTATAAGCCCATGCCTTGGCCGTACGAAGATTGGACTCCAGCAGCGCCTCGAAGTGCTCTTTGCGGTCATCAGGAACGATGCCATGCAGCCAAAGAAAGCGAGTGCGTTTTAAGATGTCATCGCCTTTGGCAGCGAGTTCAGCGGCCTCATCCCGGCGGGTATGATCGACCGCCTCGTTCATAGGCTTTGAAACATGAAAGCGGTCGTGAACGATGTCAGCGTTGGGCGCGGCCTGGTGGGTGGCGGCGATGAAGGATGCACCCATGTCCATCGCGACGGCTTCAATCCCGTCAATTTGCTCCTTTGATAATGATGCCCAAAGCTTTAACCCACTCCCTGTATCCCGGCCTGGAACCACGTCCAGTACCCGCCGACCGGTGAGATCGGTCATCAATGAAACGTAGCTTTGACCGCGCAAAAAACTCTTTTCGTCTAAGCCAACTCGGGTGATGCCGTCGAGGTTTCGCCGCGCCAAGCCTCGCTCAACAGCCTGATCGATTATACGTTGTACACTATCCCAATGAAGTCCCAGCAACTCGGCGGCTTGGCTTAGCGATCGGCTAGAGGCGATCACGGCCACGGCAAAGCTTTCAAAAAGCGAGGTGAACCGCGAGCCTGGTTCGGCCCACGGCACGTGCATCGTTTTAACACCATGCTCCTCGCAATCGCAGCGGGGCACCGCGCACCGCAGTTCGAGTCGATATTGCATCACATCACGGTGACGCCAACTCCGCTCCTTCATTCGGTCGTAAATAGGCATCAACTGACCGCACACTGGGCACGGCACCTTGGCCCCGTCTGGCCATCGTAACCAGACCGTCACGTTTAGTCCGAGAATGTCTTCCTCCACTTTGGTTACTTCCCACGGTTCCGGCAGCAACAGCAACCGCCGGTAATGTTCATGTGCGCTTATGCTCATCTTTACTTTTTAGCTGCTTTTATGCCCGAACCCACAACAAAACGGGAAGAACCTAATTGCGGCCGTAGCTCAGGCGAGCGCGGCGCAACTCGAGACTTGCGACCGCTAGTTGCTCCGGCGGTTTTGCGCGGAGTCGCTTGAGTTTTGGTGCAAGGCACTCATGCCATTCGCCACGGGCAAAAGCATATACCCTTGTGATATCTAACGGATCCCATCGCACCGGTACTCGTGTCCCGTTGAGGTCCGCTGAATCGAATATATTGTTCCAATATAACACGGTGCTGACCTGAACGCCGTTGTGTGCCTGTATCTTGGCGGTTCCGTCGCCAGAAACAAGTGGCAGTGTGATCATGCGAAAAGTTCGGTCTTGATCGATTTGGATGTGATTGCGAGTGCCATGCCTACTGAGGCTTTCTTCGCGAACCTGTTTGGGGCTCATACCATTGAGGCCGGCGTGGGGGAGCTCATCGTAAACTTTAAAACAATATTTTTCGATCTCCCCCTGTAATTCATTGATAGTGTAGGCTGCTAAGCGATCTGGGCTATGCGAGGGACTGATGCGCAGTTGAGTGCGCATCGCTGCGGTGGCGCCTGGCAGCGTGTCGGTTACCCGCTTGTTCATTGAACCAAAAAAGCGTTCCATTTCTGCGCCCCAGCGAGGGCGTCCGACTGGACGTCGAATGAACTCTATTTGGTAAAATGAGAGGAAGAATTCAACGGATAGGTTCACAAATTCGGAACCGTTGTCCGACAGAATTTGTGACGGCAAGCGACCATGACGCCTGACGCATTCACGGAAGAGGCACAATGTTGAGGCTGCACTGGGGGGCTCGTAACTAATGTACGTTGCAAGCACGGTTCTCGAGTACGCGTCGAGCATGACTATAACCCATGCAGTTCCCAAATTCACGCCCTGCTCTTTACACAGGAGGCTAAGGTCGGCCACCGAGAAATCGATGTGCGCACGTTGCATATAATGCTCTGCTGATCCGAAGTCATATGAAGTCGAAACGGGGGCATTATGCTTTGCAGCTGAGTAATTACCCCGCTTCGCTTTCTCCACTAGGCTGACGGACAGTCTTTTTATTGCACGTCCGAAGGTTCGCAAGGTGACCGTTTTTATATTAGCGCTCTTGCAGTCACCCACATATCGCGAATATGCGTGAGCAACGCAGGTCTCCCCTGGCTTAAGGTAATGAATCTGAATGCCTTCATTCATGGCATCTAGTGTGGACTGGGGCAGTCGTGATCGATGTTGTGCTTTGGGCGTGGATGCCCGCAAGCAGCCGATAAGTGCACCTCGGCGGCCATATTTGCTGATGCTGAGGCGAACGCGCCTTAACATCGCTCTTTCTGTAGAGTTGAGTTTAGCGACACCCTTTGGGGCGCGGCGCAAGCCCTGTGTTACGTATTGTTCGATCCGGGAATAATCAGCAACCGCTTTCGCCCACTTGGACGGATTTGCGGTCCGCAGCTTCGTCTCTATTTCGGCAGCCCCTTCTTTGGGTACTCCGTACGACCTTAGCTTGCCGTCGATTTCGAGTCGCTTGAGTGCAGGAAGGTCCATCGGCAAAACATTACCGTGCCCGTCTATGAGCATTACGGTATCCCCATCCACATATGAAACTTCGTGGTCGCGTCCGGAAAGGACGATCAATTCGCCTTTTTGGAATTTAGCGCGGCGAATCGAGCGATCTTGGTCCATCCGGGTGCGTTCTACGATGTCGAATGCCTTAGCGACAGCGGCACTAGCAAAGATCCTGCACGTATTGTGCGACATAACTTCGTAGCGGCTTAAATCGACCCATAGGTCGCTTGATGCGACCATTCGGTAGCAGTGATCAATCGATAGCCCCGAAATCTCTTTGAGTAGAGTTTCAATCGTACAGCCTGGATTTAATGTGACATATTCGCGTGCCTTAGCGGTGAGCGCGAGTGGTGCCGGTTGGCAGTCGGACCGGTAGTAATCAGCTAGGAATGAGCTATTGTTGGCCAATGCGGCCGAAATGTCCTGCTCGGTTATTACTTGGTAAGGTGCCCCGTAGGCATTGAGGGCGGCGGTTTCGCCGGGAGGAAACCCCCACCCAGTGGTTTCAGATTTCGTAATGTAGTCGCAACCCGGATTTCCTGCGTGGCGCCGTAGCCAAGTCGCATTTTTTACATCGATGAATTTAAGAGGGCACCAGTTGGCGGGCGGTTTTTCGGGAATGGATAGCAATACGACAAAATCGACGACGTGTACTTTGCTAGAGCCTTTTAAGGGATCTTGAAGTGGTACCTGAGTGAAGAATCCCGCAACGGCACTATCTGCATCGAGTTGATGTGCAACGCCCCGTTCCAATAAAGACCCCGAGCAGAAGCGAAGCTCGCCCATTTTTGGGCTTTGATAGGTGCGGGGCATGCTGCTGGAGCTTGGGGAAAAAGCCGGATGGTGCTGGGTGGATAGATTCCGAATGAGTTCCAGGATTTCGGGTTTTACGATCACCGCTAAGGCGGCAAGTCTTGTTAAGTAGCGATCGGCGCTGAATGAGTTTTTCATCTATAATTTTTGAATGTTGAGCTAAGGCTAATTAAGTAGTTTCGTTGAATTAGGTAACTGATATTTAATTAAGGGTTAAATTGGTAACCTAAATCGGTTAAGGTTGAGTTGGGAAACCTTAGCAAGCGGAAAATTACTTGCGCTCGGGGATTTGTTAACTTAGGTTAACTTTCAAATGACACAACCCCTTGTAGGTACAAGTCTTGCTGAAAGAATCACTTACTGTGCAAAAATTCTGGGTAACGCGGCTAAATTAGCTCGTGCAATTGGCGTTTCTAAGCCTGCCGTAAGTAAGTACTTATCAGGCAAAAACAACCCGAGGCGGAATGTTCTTTCCCGTATCGCCCACGCAGCTGGGGTTTCGGAGTCTTGGCTCGCCTTGGGGATCGGTAGTCCAGAGCAAGGTGATACTGAACATTCAGCTGGTTCTTCAGTCATTAAAACCGTGCATGATCTTGTTCATCAATTAGGTGGACTGGAAAGCGCTGTGGCCATTCTCACTAAAGCAGCGTCCTCGGGCAATAGGCGTAGTGTTAACTCGGGTAAACTTGCCCCCGTAGAATTCACTCAACGGTTTAATTCAACTATCGCGGATCAAGGTGGGCGGGAGTTATTTCTCGAGAAGTCACGATTCGATCCAAAGCGATTAGATGAAATTTGTGCAGGCGCAGTCCCAAGTATTGACGAGTTTAAAACCCTAATTAATCACCGAGTCTTATCACTAGATTGGTTGATCGCGGGAGACGGTGAATGGCAGACGCTGCCTAAACACCGTGCGTATTTACTTAATATGCTTAAGGCCAACATGGCCGAGGCTGATAAAATGAGATCCGTCCCATTCACGGGCGGAACTCGGAGCAGCAATTACCCCAACGGACCTGCTCACGCTTCAGACTCGGACGTTATCAAACTTTGGGGCAAGATCTATGAGAGACTGGATCCGACCTACTACAATGTTGAGGTCATCGCTGATGAGAGCATGTCGCCTTTGCTTTCGACCGGCGACATCGTCTTGATTGATACCCTAAAAAATAAAATTAGCAGTGGAACCTATTTTATAAGAACAACTAACGGCAATCTGTTTGTTAATGCCGCCAATACAGGGTCCAGACTAGTCGCAAACTATTTAGCCAATAAAGATAGTTCTTTTGAAATTAGGCAGGATCAGTCGCTCGGCCGAGTTGTATGGATTTGGAAAAAAATCCCCTGAAAGAGGGACAATTTACTGTAATTGGCGACCTTGGTATTTCAATGACGGTGGACCGAGATTGATTCCTGCAGCAGTCACCGTCGCCGCTACTTGGGCCCACAGCAGGCTGATGCGCTGGTCGGAAAATGCGGAGTGAAAACGAATTTCTACCTGGTCCCCGATAAGGAGTCCAGCGACGGCGTTACCGCGGTAATCATCCTCGTAGCTCAGACCAGGCACCTTGATCGACCGGTGCTGCTGGGATTCAGGGAAAAACACCACGCCCTCCTCATTAAGCAGAAATTTACACCGTGGGTGCGGCGTTTTTAGTGCCTCGCGGATAAATTCGAGGTTTTGGATTCGGAGGCTCATTTAACCCGGCTGACCAGACTCGATGTCGTAGAGCATGCGCCAGAGGAGATCCTGCTCGCCGCGCTCCATGACGTGCATGGGCGTCGAACCATCGAAGGCTGGATTAGGCCGCACAAGCCAACGAGCGACTTGAGCTGGTTCCATCACTCGGGCCAGACCAACCAGCAGGCGATCCAGCTCCACCAAGGCCCTTTCCTGTTTTGCCGAGGGCGTTTCTCCAGCAGCCCACTTGGCAACCGAGCGCGGCGAAAAACCTGTCAGTCGAACCAGCTGCGCTTGAGAGATTTGAAACTGCTCGCGGTAGGTTTTTAGCAGACCGGCGTAGCCGCTAATACCATGATGCTGAAAGGGAAACGGAACGTCCACCCAGTCGGAACTCGCGGAATTAGATTTTTGTTTTGTCTCCCCCATTTGTTGGCAAAAATAACTGCATTAATACAGTATTCCAGCATTCATTTCTCCAGGAATAAAATTATTTTAATAGGTTTTATTAGCCTCATTTTGTTCATTTATAATGACTTAATTGATATTATGGCCGCCTGCTACGCACTCCCACCAAACACGCTAAAGGTGAAGCCAGGCGCTTCAACCCGGTGTCGGCTCCCGGTCCTGCGGCCAATTTGCGACTGGTCGCACTCCGCCATCTCAATCAAGCGGGCCACTAAAAGCACCAACGCCCCTGGCTACTTCACAGTAAAGAAGGGC is part of the Opitutus sp. genome and harbors:
- the rpmH gene encoding 50S ribosomal protein L34 produces the protein MQPTFRPHRLKRARKIGFRARKATVGGRKVLAARRAKGRKRLTVV
- a CDS encoding ATP-binding protein, which encodes MQTTTQLADVQPLHRWVIQHSHLTAVCDWLIDRITGFNEPVILLVVGATGTGKSTLLKILRKRLAEMFSEAMRSDASRLASLAAEMVFVPGRGPEWKALFEDLLTDANDILINRKIMEGNQRAGGTLPALHNACIKMLKYRRPAAILLDEGGALVEAGTRGALAKNLSFLKSISNRSSCHLVVLGDYSLVKLGAMNGQLNRRCITVHLAPYAENEAEDFGKIISGFQHRLNGTGFECDLSGSRDLLLERSCGCVGLLARWLSEALIHSRRTKSPLNAAALQKTLAPDEAVKIWQAEINRGLSALREFEGPRA
- the rnpA gene encoding ribonuclease P protein component — encoded protein: MRFRAEQHLRRQLDFQHVRTHGRRSDCGAFMLWYSRQSALAQLSPVPPKSGESSEHVVAETAAPPAPVKAPASVTCKPTPARLGVVASRSAVGNSPQRARAKRRLREVFRAHQELVPPGYDLLLVARSSLNRLEYCEVERRFVEACRKIFPSASA
- a CDS encoding ISL3 family transposase, with the protein product MSISAHEHYRRLLLLPEPWEVTKVEEDILGLNVTVWLRWPDGAKVPCPVCGQLMPIYDRMKERSWRHRDVMQYRLELRCAVPRCDCEEHGVKTMHVPWAEPGSRFTSLFESFAVAVIASSRSLSQAAELLGLHWDSVQRIIDQAVERGLARRNLDGITRVGLDEKSFLRGQSYVSLMTDLTGRRVLDVVPGRDTGSGLKLWASLSKEQIDGIEAVAMDMGASFIAATHQAAPNADIVHDRFHVSKPMNEAVDHTRRDEAAELAAKGDDILKRTRFLWLHGIVPDDRKEHFEALLESNLRTAKAWAYKEQLVEFWGQPNADAGNTFFQLWYRSVMSSRLPRVKKVAKSLKAHLAGLLTYFKHRISNALTEGFNSKIQAIKADARGFRKFENYRTRILFFCGKLDLEPNFPPALTHSIP
- a CDS encoding (deoxy)nucleoside triphosphate pyrophosphohydrolase codes for the protein MSSSPATPLAVVCALIERDGHVLMAQRPAHKHLGGKWEFPGGKIEPGESPEAALHRELDEELGCSVEIICPLLPHTHAYASVTVHLMPFVTRLLPTSGEIRAREHAALRWVPACELAGLDLPEADRPIIAEYLSRS
- the yidD gene encoding membrane protein insertion efficiency factor YidD, with the protein product MPAHLPKTLAFLLRLPAQGLLGLVWTYQHTLSPVIPAVLGPACGCRFYPTCSHYAAEAVRTHGAVRGVWLSARRLLRCTPLHPGGIDFVPAPRRATRPTCARG
- a CDS encoding DDE-type integrase/transposase/recombinase, whose translation is MKNSFSADRYLTRLAALAVIVKPEILELIRNLSTQHHPAFSPSSSSMPRTYQSPKMGELRFCSGSLLERGVAHQLDADSAVAGFFTQVPLQDPLKGSSKVHVVDFVVLLSIPEKPPANWCPLKFIDVKNATWLRRHAGNPGCDYITKSETTGWGFPPGETAALNAYGAPYQVITEQDISAALANNSSFLADYYRSDCQPAPLALTAKAREYVTLNPGCTIETLLKEISGLSIDHCYRMVASSDLWVDLSRYEVMSHNTCRIFASAAVAKAFDIVERTRMDQDRSIRRAKFQKGELIVLSGRDHEVSYVDGDTVMLIDGHGNVLPMDLPALKRLEIDGKLRSYGVPKEGAAEIETKLRTANPSKWAKAVADYSRIEQYVTQGLRRAPKGVAKLNSTERAMLRRVRLSISKYGRRGALIGCLRASTPKAQHRSRLPQSTLDAMNEGIQIHYLKPGETCVAHAYSRYVGDCKSANIKTVTLRTFGRAIKRLSVSLVEKAKRGNYSAAKHNAPVSTSYDFGSAEHYMQRAHIDFSVADLSLLCKEQGVNLGTAWVIVMLDAYSRTVLATYISYEPPSAASTLCLFRECVRRHGRLPSQILSDNGSEFVNLSVEFFLSFYQIEFIRRPVGRPRWGAEMERFFGSMNKRVTDTLPGATAAMRTQLRISPSHSPDRLAAYTINELQGEIEKYCFKVYDELPHAGLNGMSPKQVREESLSRHGTRNHIQIDQDRTFRMITLPLVSGDGTAKIQAHNGVQVSTVLYWNNIFDSADLNGTRVPVRWDPLDITRVYAFARGEWHECLAPKLKRLRAKPPEQLAVASLELRRARLSYGRN
- a CDS encoding TniQ family protein — encoded protein: MSSDVNINSDTMQLLALQDIESAIPDIAPRSRLVSLQPHGHGTSEVESLFSYLLRLAEAHSVRQVDLLQFVIAPLLWSDGRKTPASEIMGAIQSGLSAQCIKILEQLTGIHCLAEITLMPLIEKRCVRADRKQSREWCPLCLSEDKDPYERLLWQLHGVTHCARHKCELLSACPQCRLKQREDRLGSNIISCHYCHATLSPNVTSFPLDEKHPAIWRTSQIGLFLEWSNKQYLKMNDCAGQFRSNLLTISTRYGGLKPMGDELGLSNNTVFGWKSGKRMADLQALAVLAWGNGVGISDLFARRLDASEINPQKVNSSVRPRKYKHVPPNPKKLNLTGHDLVIDLRREISRNPYGKILLIDCSKRFGIDKKHIAFRDADFVKLLSAHNLKISRLKRRAMTWEAAIEMRRAILKTLTAGQTLTRRNISGHFKNVNWLLWPIARQVSKRIIALVKSGKNVVDPATRIPKDVKAFWSWRDH
- a CDS encoding metallophosphoesterase family protein, whose protein sequence is MRIAIISDTHGAYPPGLPERLRGADEIWHLGDVGGPETLVEFEQLGVPVRVVRGNCDDWPAWPLFLNRDCAGVSHHLVHIPPRSAPAGAHVVLHGHLHVPRDEVDRRGVRWLSPGCISLPRGQGCSFAWLTVDAGQLQWTLVSL